From Salinirubellus salinus, the proteins below share one genomic window:
- a CDS encoding lysylphosphatidylglycerol synthase transmembrane domain-containing protein, giving the protein MAGDGFGGFATRETLAKTGVGFLVAAVLLYLVATGLGIDQLAETLADAKLRWVAVACVSTLVCLGCWAKAWQVVLREVDIEVPFGQLVVTYFAATFANYVTPLGQAGGEPFIAYVLSRDTGASYEDSLASVVTADLLNLLPFFTFAAGGLSFLLLRAELPEATRPLAFGLLALAVGVPAIAVSGWWFREKVRGGVVRLVAPVARRTSRLSVEGVRERIDDLYTAFGRIAQDPAALVEAVFFAYVGWVFFALPLYFAGLALELPVDPLLMLFIVPASTLAGLTPSPGGLVGVEVALVGLLVALTPVGAAAAFAIALVYRVASYWFALAVGGGAALLVVGRS; this is encoded by the coding sequence ATGGCCGGGGACGGGTTCGGGGGATTCGCCACGCGCGAGACGCTCGCGAAGACCGGTGTCGGGTTCCTCGTCGCGGCGGTGTTGCTCTACCTCGTGGCGACGGGGCTGGGTATCGACCAGCTGGCCGAGACGCTCGCGGACGCGAAACTCCGCTGGGTGGCCGTCGCCTGCGTCTCCACGCTCGTCTGTCTCGGGTGCTGGGCGAAGGCGTGGCAGGTCGTGCTCCGCGAGGTGGACATCGAGGTGCCGTTCGGCCAGCTCGTCGTCACCTACTTCGCCGCCACGTTCGCCAACTACGTCACCCCGCTCGGGCAGGCCGGCGGCGAGCCGTTCATCGCCTACGTGCTCTCCCGCGACACGGGCGCGTCCTACGAGGACTCGCTGGCGAGCGTCGTGACGGCGGACCTGCTGAACCTCCTGCCGTTCTTCACGTTCGCGGCCGGTGGGCTCTCGTTCCTCCTGCTGCGAGCGGAGCTGCCGGAGGCGACCCGGCCGCTCGCGTTCGGCCTGCTCGCGCTCGCCGTCGGCGTCCCCGCCATCGCCGTCTCAGGGTGGTGGTTCCGCGAGAAGGTCCGGGGTGGGGTCGTGCGGCTGGTCGCACCCGTCGCGCGCCGCACCTCGCGCCTCAGCGTCGAGGGGGTCCGCGAGCGCATCGACGACCTCTACACCGCGTTCGGCCGCATCGCGCAGGACCCCGCCGCGCTCGTCGAGGCGGTGTTCTTCGCCTACGTCGGCTGGGTGTTCTTCGCGCTGCCGCTGTACTTCGCCGGCCTCGCGCTCGAACTCCCGGTCGACCCGCTGTTGATGCTGTTCATCGTCCCGGCCTCGACGCTCGCGGGCCTGACGCCCTCGCCCGGTGGCCTCGTGGGCGTGGAGGTGGCGCTCGTCGGCCTGCTCGTCGCGCTGACGCCCGTCGGCGCGGCGGCGGCGTTCGCCATCGCGCTCGTCTACCGGGTCGCATCCTACTGGTTCGCGCTGGCCGTCGGCGGCGGCGCGGCCCTGCTGGTGGTCGGGCGCTCCTGA
- a CDS encoding ketopantoate reductase family protein yields the protein MDVLVFGAGSLGSLVGGLLARAGHDVTLVGRDPHVAAIRGAGLHVGGEFDFTVHPTARTTAPEHADIAVVTVKAFDTETAARALEGVPDVTLSLGNGMGNEATLAEHLDTVLAGTCTYGALRPEPGVVHCTGVGEVVLGPRDGGESEAADRVGRAFADAMVTTVADDMPRRLWEKLAVNAGINAPTALARVENGALVEGPGNEVARAAGREVAALARAEGVDLPDEAAVDAVVRVAEATAANHSSMLQDVAAERRTEVDAITGYVADLAPERGVETPVNATLASLLRAWERERGLR from the coding sequence ATGGACGTCCTCGTCTTCGGCGCCGGGAGCCTCGGGAGCCTCGTCGGTGGGTTACTCGCCCGCGCCGGCCACGACGTGACGCTCGTCGGGCGCGACCCACACGTCGCGGCGATCCGGGGGGCGGGCCTCCACGTGGGTGGCGAGTTCGACTTCACCGTCCACCCCACCGCCCGGACGACGGCCCCCGAACACGCCGACATCGCGGTGGTGACGGTGAAGGCGTTCGACACCGAGACGGCCGCCCGCGCCCTCGAGGGGGTGCCAGACGTGACCCTCTCGCTCGGCAACGGGATGGGCAACGAGGCCACGCTGGCCGAGCACCTCGACACCGTCCTCGCCGGCACCTGCACCTACGGCGCCCTGCGCCCGGAACCGGGCGTCGTCCACTGCACCGGCGTCGGCGAGGTGGTCCTCGGCCCGCGCGACGGGGGCGAGAGCGAGGCCGCAGACCGGGTGGGGCGGGCGTTCGCGGACGCGATGGTGACCACGGTCGCCGACGACATGCCCCGGCGGCTCTGGGAGAAACTGGCGGTGAACGCGGGCATCAACGCGCCGACGGCGCTCGCCCGGGTCGAGAACGGGGCACTCGTCGAGGGGCCGGGCAACGAGGTGGCCCGCGCCGCCGGTCGCGAGGTGGCTGCACTCGCCCGTGCCGAGGGGGTCGACCTCCCCGACGAGGCGGCCGTCGACGCCGTCGTACGGGTGGCCGAGGCGACGGCCGCGAACCACTCCTCGATGCTGCAGGACGTGGCGGCCGAGCGGCGGACGGAGGTGGACGCCATCACGGGCTACGTCGCCGACCTGGCGCCCGAGCGGGGCGTCGAGACGCCCGTGAACGCGACGCTCGCGTCGTTGCTGCGGGCGTGGGAACGGGAGCGCGGCCTGCGCTGA
- a CDS encoding DUF7130 family rubredoxin-like protein: MSQSHEEAERRVTFGEAVYDDEGNELGSVRGLDEHGFYVSTSDGVLAMSMEHEASSKAGVKELHWRCWECGELGKLEGTDLPETCPSCGAAKEELYYWQQD; this comes from the coding sequence ATGAGCCAGAGTCACGAAGAGGCGGAGCGACGCGTCACCTTCGGCGAAGCGGTGTACGACGACGAGGGGAACGAACTCGGCAGCGTCCGTGGACTCGACGAACACGGCTTCTACGTGAGCACCTCGGACGGCGTCCTGGCCATGTCGATGGAACACGAGGCCAGCAGCAAGGCGGGGGTGAAAGAGCTCCACTGGCGCTGCTGGGAGTGTGGCGAACTCGGCAAACTGGAGGGGACCGACCTCCCAGAGACCTGCCCGTCCTGCGGGGCGGCGAAGGAGGAACTCTACTACTGGCAACAGGACTGA
- the sufU gene encoding Fe-S cluster assembly sulfur transfer protein SufU has protein sequence MGTGSDMYRQQILDHYKNPRNYGELEDATFEHVGENPMCGDTIKMFVRLDDDERIEQVSFVGDGCAISQASASLLTESLHGMTLDELDELDRDDVVDLLGVEVTPMRLKCAVLAEKVAQDGAAIHRGEKELDETTTE, from the coding sequence ATGGGAACGGGCTCCGACATGTACCGGCAGCAGATCCTCGACCACTACAAGAACCCGCGCAACTACGGGGAACTCGAGGACGCCACGTTCGAACACGTCGGCGAGAACCCGATGTGTGGCGACACGATCAAGATGTTCGTGCGGCTGGACGACGACGAGCGTATCGAGCAGGTGTCGTTCGTCGGCGACGGCTGTGCCATCTCGCAGGCCTCCGCGAGCCTCCTGACCGAGTCGCTCCACGGGATGACGCTGGACGAACTGGACGAACTCGACCGTGACGACGTGGTCGACCTCCTCGGGGTGGAGGTGACGCCGATGCGCCTGAAGTGTGCCGTCCTCGCCGAGAAGGTGGCACAGGACGGCGCCGCCATCCACCGCGGCGAGAAGGAGCTGGACGAGACGACGACCGAGTGA
- a CDS encoding zinc ribbon domain-containing protein: MSSSVTERESDTVYCRECGAEILRAAEICPECGVRQRAPPNSQAVESLLDGRNPLVAVLLSALFPGLGHVYAREVEMGLFFAVSFVLSLLSLFVFVGFLLVPAIWIYAAYDAAKTAQRRDDELSPPAAA; this comes from the coding sequence ATGTCCTCCAGTGTGACCGAACGCGAGTCCGACACCGTCTACTGCCGCGAGTGCGGCGCGGAGATACTGAGAGCGGCCGAGATATGCCCCGAGTGCGGGGTCCGACAGCGCGCGCCGCCGAACTCGCAGGCCGTCGAGAGCCTGCTGGACGGCCGGAACCCCCTCGTCGCGGTGTTGCTCTCGGCGCTCTTCCCCGGACTGGGCCACGTCTACGCCCGCGAGGTGGAGATGGGGCTGTTCTTCGCCGTCTCGTTCGTGCTCTCGCTGCTCTCGCTGTTCGTGTTCGTCGGCTTCCTGCTCGTGCCGGCCATCTGGATCTACGCGGCCTACGACGCGGCCAAGACGGCCCAGCGCCGCGACGACGAACTGTCGCCACCTGCGGCGGCCTGA
- a CDS encoding aminotransferase class V-fold PLP-dependent enzyme, producing MGTQQVEPLDVDRIREDFPILDREVNGGPLVYLDNAATSQTPTRVVESISDYYYRYNANVHRGIHQLSQEASIAYEEAHDTVAEFIGADGREEVVFTKNTTEAMNLVAYAWGLNELGPGDEVVTTEMEHHASLVTWQQICKRTGAECKYVPITEDGYLDMDAAAELITDDTEMVSVVHASNTLGTVNPVRELADIAHDHDALIFADAAQSVPNRPVDVKALDVDFLAFSGHKMCGPTGSGALYGKEHVLEAMEPYLYGGDMIVKVTFEDSQWNELPWKFEAGTPSISEGIALAEACEYLDDIGMERIQRHEEQLAEYAYDRLTELGDVEVYGPPGDDRSGLVAFNLDGVHAHDLASIVNDYGVAIRAGDHCTQPLHDVLGVGASARASFYLYNTREEVDALVDAVDEARSIFA from the coding sequence ATGGGAACCCAGCAGGTCGAGCCGCTGGACGTCGACCGCATCCGGGAGGACTTTCCGATCCTCGACCGGGAGGTCAACGGCGGCCCGCTCGTCTACCTCGACAACGCCGCCACCTCGCAGACCCCGACGCGGGTGGTCGAGTCCATCAGCGACTACTACTACCGGTACAACGCGAACGTCCACCGCGGCATCCACCAGTTGAGTCAGGAGGCCTCCATCGCCTACGAGGAGGCCCACGACACCGTCGCGGAGTTCATCGGCGCGGACGGCCGCGAGGAGGTCGTCTTCACGAAGAACACCACCGAGGCGATGAACCTCGTCGCCTACGCGTGGGGCCTGAACGAACTCGGTCCGGGCGACGAGGTGGTCACCACCGAGATGGAACACCACGCCTCGCTGGTGACGTGGCAGCAGATATGCAAGCGGACCGGCGCCGAGTGCAAGTACGTCCCCATCACCGAGGACGGCTACCTCGATATGGACGCCGCCGCGGAGCTGATCACCGACGACACGGAGATGGTGAGCGTCGTCCACGCCTCGAACACCCTCGGGACGGTCAATCCCGTCCGCGAACTGGCCGACATCGCCCACGACCACGACGCCCTGATATTCGCCGACGCGGCCCAGTCCGTGCCGAACCGGCCGGTCGACGTGAAGGCCCTCGACGTGGACTTCCTCGCCTTCTCGGGGCACAAGATGTGCGGCCCGACCGGGTCGGGTGCGCTCTACGGCAAGGAACACGTCCTCGAGGCGATGGAACCCTACCTCTACGGCGGCGACATGATCGTGAAGGTCACGTTCGAGGACAGCCAGTGGAACGAACTCCCGTGGAAGTTCGAGGCCGGCACCCCCTCCATCTCCGAGGGCATCGCGCTCGCCGAGGCCTGCGAGTACCTCGACGACATCGGCATGGAGCGCATCCAGCGCCACGAGGAGCAGCTCGCCGAGTACGCCTACGACCGCCTGACCGAACTCGGCGACGTCGAGGTCTACGGCCCGCCGGGCGACGACCGGAGCGGCCTCGTCGCGTTCAACCTCGACGGCGTCCACGCCCACGACCTCGCGTCCATCGTCAACGACTACGGGGTGGCCATCCGCGCCGGCGACCACTGCACCCAGCCGCTCCACGACGTGCTCGGCGTGGGTGCCTCCGCACGAGCGTCGTTCTACCTCTACAACACGAGGGAGGAGGTCGACGCGCTGGTGGATGCCGTGGACGAGGCGCGCAGTATCTTCGCCTGA
- a CDS encoding DUF7331 family protein, producing MPTDDPPTEHADDPPTEHADDPPAPPTFASLELADGDLVVYDAENHRAWLQSSRAVSLAAHV from the coding sequence ATGCCGACCGACGACCCTCCGACCGAACACGCCGACGACCCTCCGACCGAACACGCCGACGACCCGCCCGCCCCGCCCACGTTCGCGTCCCTCGAGCTCGCGGACGGTGACCTCGTGGTCTACGACGCCGAGAACCACCGGGCGTGGCTCCAGTCGAGCCGCGCCGTCTCGCTCGCCGCCCACGTCTAG
- a CDS encoding winged helix-turn-helix transcriptional regulator produces the protein MSQQPERLEVWCAGEEWCALTSTATILGRKWHPVIVHRLLRDGALGFNALKEAVDGVSSKVLSDSLEDLEEHGLVNREVVSEKPFRVQYSLTERGESLDPVISAMQAWGKEHLAEPRDA, from the coding sequence ATGAGCCAGCAGCCTGAACGGCTGGAGGTGTGGTGTGCCGGCGAGGAGTGGTGTGCGCTCACGTCGACGGCGACCATCCTCGGCCGGAAGTGGCACCCCGTCATCGTCCACCGGCTCCTCCGGGACGGTGCACTGGGGTTCAACGCGCTGAAAGAGGCGGTCGACGGGGTCTCCTCGAAGGTGCTGTCGGACAGCCTCGAGGACCTCGAGGAGCACGGTCTCGTGAACCGGGAGGTAGTGAGCGAGAAGCCGTTCCGGGTGCAGTACTCGCTGACCGAGCGAGGGGAGTCACTGGATCCGGTCATCTCGGCGATGCAGGCGTGGGGCAAGGAGCACCTCGCGGAGCCGCGGGACGCCTGA
- a CDS encoding helix-turn-helix domain-containing protein, with amino-acid sequence MRTDPSPARFRDLMLDDEPALEEVMACVFDVQGHEVRTYLALVDHPGSTVAELADVVDRDRSNVNRSLSTLREKHLAERERRLLDSGGHVYQYTATPVEEARELMHQTLDEWAAYVHDRIDEFGRET; translated from the coding sequence ATGCGAACGGACCCGAGCCCCGCGCGGTTCCGCGACCTGATGCTCGACGACGAACCCGCGCTCGAGGAGGTGATGGCGTGCGTGTTCGACGTCCAGGGCCACGAGGTCCGGACCTACCTCGCGCTGGTCGACCACCCCGGCAGCACGGTCGCCGAACTCGCCGACGTGGTCGACCGCGACCGGTCGAACGTGAACCGCTCGCTGAGCACCCTCCGCGAGAAGCACCTCGCCGAGCGCGAACGCCGCCTGCTCGACTCCGGTGGGCACGTCTACCAGTACACCGCCACGCCCGTCGAGGAGGCCCGCGAACTGATGCACCAGACCCTCGACGAGTGGGCCGCGTACGTCCACGACCGCATCGACGAGTTCGGCCGCGAGACCTGA
- a CDS encoding NADP-dependent oxidoreductase, which produces MPTQTRRWHLAARPEGEPTRDDFDLRETTVEDPGPGEVLVKTLYLSVDPYMRGRMRDAESYAEPWDVGDPMRAGVVAEVVESNYDGLEAGDVVNGELYWSEYAVVPGHTLRQVDADLAPVSTALGVLGMPGATAYFGLTDVGEPTPGDTVVVSGAAGAVGSVVGQIARIGGCEVVGIAGSDEKTAWLTEDLGFDHAINYQTENVGKRLREAVDGVDVYFDNVGGPITDAVFRQLNVRARVVVCGQISQYNATEVPMGPRKLAGLITTRARVEGVLVRDYPDWTEAFERIGGWIAADELHYRESVVEGFENAPDAFLGLFEGENIGKQVVKVD; this is translated from the coding sequence ATGCCGACCCAGACCCGCCGCTGGCACCTGGCCGCTCGCCCCGAGGGCGAACCGACGCGCGACGACTTCGACCTCCGCGAGACGACCGTCGAGGACCCCGGTCCCGGCGAGGTGCTCGTGAAGACGCTGTACCTCTCGGTCGACCCGTACATGCGGGGCCGGATGCGTGACGCCGAGTCCTACGCGGAACCGTGGGACGTGGGCGACCCGATGCGCGCCGGCGTCGTCGCCGAGGTGGTCGAGTCGAACTACGACGGCCTCGAGGCCGGCGACGTGGTCAACGGCGAACTCTACTGGTCGGAGTACGCCGTCGTCCCCGGCCACACGCTCCGACAGGTCGACGCCGACCTCGCGCCCGTCTCCACCGCGCTCGGCGTCCTCGGGATGCCCGGCGCGACGGCCTACTTCGGCCTGACCGACGTAGGCGAACCCACGCCCGGTGACACCGTGGTCGTGAGCGGTGCGGCGGGGGCCGTCGGCAGCGTCGTCGGCCAGATCGCCCGCATCGGCGGGTGCGAGGTCGTCGGCATCGCCGGCAGCGACGAGAAGACTGCGTGGCTCACCGAGGACCTCGGGTTCGACCACGCGATCAACTACCAGACGGAGAACGTCGGCAAGCGCCTGCGCGAGGCCGTCGACGGGGTAGACGTCTACTTCGACAACGTCGGCGGCCCCATCACGGACGCCGTGTTCCGGCAGTTGAACGTCCGCGCCCGCGTCGTCGTCTGCGGGCAGATATCGCAGTACAACGCGACCGAGGTCCCGATGGGGCCACGGAAGCTCGCGGGCCTCATCACCACCCGTGCCCGCGTCGAGGGCGTCCTCGTCCGTGACTACCCGGACTGGACCGAGGCGTTCGAGCGCATCGGCGGCTGGATCGCGGCCGACGAACTCCACTACCGGGAGTCGGTCGTCGAGGGGTTCGAGAACGCGCCCGACGCCTTCCTCGGCCTGTTCGAGGGGGAGAACATCGGCAAGCAGGTCGTGAAGGTCGACTGA
- a CDS encoding endonuclease/exonuclease/phosphatase family protein, which produces MSGNDTHRFARATLAVALLLVTLEYAVIRVFVLNFSTAGPNATALLALLLLTGWTLPVAARPAEGEPGGGLLVGLTAGGVALSLLGGAVLSLLGAALAGLALTPLLALDAARLRGRTGVAFALGLLAVLALRGVAGATPAYATTVGRFGLLALLLALAAVTTALGREADPEPVESRTHLGPLVGAVFLAVLWLGAPVTPARWAGRPYLPAVAFAALGLLAGAAWLETRGLLTPRAAGTWGLALLVSLATLLTGSVPAVVALAPALAALVVLAGTAGRGTTTPARAGLGVLAVQFAGLLAVVGFAFAVNFAFVPGGAALRGGEPAFVLGLGVVVVVAAVLAARDSVPAVERGPPDADRRTLLAGLAAGVLGVAGAVLRTPRATADPTGLRVAAYNLHQWVDADGQYNLRAVTRLLRGQDAGVVGLQETEGARVTAGHVHGVRWLAEALGYHWHPGPDTATGGYGVALLSAWPLSDVDVVELPRTDSAVRVAMRATVEHPDGAFPVVSAHLETAGDVRLAQAERVAELVADETRAVVLGDFNATPDEAPVATMTDTLTDAWAAAGDGPGDTYSANDPYQRIDYVFVRGFAVTGASVFGGPDASDHRGVRATLERT; this is translated from the coding sequence ATGAGTGGCAACGACACGCACAGGTTCGCCCGCGCCACGCTGGCCGTCGCCCTCCTCCTCGTCACGCTCGAGTACGCCGTCATCCGCGTCTTCGTCCTGAACTTCTCGACGGCGGGGCCGAACGCGACGGCGCTGCTCGCGCTCCTCCTGCTGACCGGGTGGACGCTCCCGGTCGCCGCGCGGCCGGCCGAGGGCGAACCCGGTGGTGGCCTGCTCGTCGGCCTGACCGCCGGCGGTGTCGCGCTCTCGTTGCTCGGTGGGGCGGTCCTCTCCCTGCTCGGGGCGGCTCTGGCGGGGCTAGCGCTGACACCCCTGCTCGCGCTCGACGCGGCCCGGCTCCGCGGTCGGACGGGGGTGGCGTTCGCGCTCGGTCTGCTGGCCGTCCTCGCCCTGCGGGGGGTCGCCGGCGCGACGCCCGCCTACGCGACGACGGTGGGCCGGTTCGGACTGCTCGCACTCCTGCTCGCTCTCGCAGCCGTCACCACCGCGCTCGGGCGCGAGGCGGACCCCGAACCGGTCGAGTCGCGCACCCACCTCGGACCGCTCGTCGGGGCGGTGTTCCTCGCCGTCCTCTGGCTCGGCGCCCCCGTCACGCCGGCCCGCTGGGCCGGTAGACCGTACCTCCCGGCGGTCGCGTTCGCAGCGCTCGGCCTCCTCGCGGGCGCTGCGTGGCTCGAGACTCGCGGCCTCCTCACGCCACGGGCCGCGGGGACGTGGGGACTCGCCCTCCTCGTCTCGCTAGCCACCCTGCTGACCGGGAGCGTCCCCGCCGTGGTCGCGCTCGCCCCCGCGCTGGCGGCGCTCGTCGTCCTCGCCGGCACCGCGGGTCGCGGCACGACGACCCCCGCCCGCGCCGGCCTCGGCGTCCTCGCCGTCCAGTTCGCCGGCCTCCTCGCCGTCGTCGGGTTCGCCTTCGCCGTCAACTTCGCGTTCGTCCCCGGTGGCGCAGCCCTCCGGGGTGGCGAACCCGCGTTCGTCCTCGGTCTCGGGGTGGTCGTCGTCGTCGCGGCCGTCCTCGCGGCGCGTGATTCGGTCCCCGCGGTCGAGCGTGGACCGCCCGACGCCGACCGACGGACGCTCCTCGCCGGGCTCGCCGCCGGCGTCCTCGGGGTGGCCGGCGCGGTCCTCCGTACCCCCCGAGCGACCGCCGACCCGACCGGCCTCCGGGTGGCGGCGTACAACCTCCACCAGTGGGTCGACGCCGATGGACAGTACAACCTCCGTGCGGTCACCCGCCTCCTCCGCGGTCAGGACGCCGGCGTCGTCGGCCTGCAGGAGACTGAGGGGGCCCGCGTCACCGCCGGGCACGTCCACGGGGTCCGGTGGCTGGCCGAGGCGCTGGGCTACCACTGGCACCCCGGCCCGGACACCGCGACGGGCGGCTACGGCGTGGCCCTGCTCTCGGCGTGGCCGCTCTCGGACGTCGACGTGGTCGAGCTCCCCCGGACCGACAGCGCGGTCCGGGTGGCGATGCGAGCGACGGTCGAGCACCCGGACGGGGCGTTCCCGGTCGTCAGCGCCCATCTGGAGACGGCGGGCGATGTCCGTCTCGCGCAGGCCGAGCGTGTGGCAGAACTGGTCGCCGACGAGACTCGAGCGGTCGTCCTCGGCGACTTCAACGCTACGCCCGACGAGGCTCCCGTCGCCACCATGACCGACACGCTCACCGACGCGTGGGCCGCCGCCGGCGACGGGCCGGGGGACACCTACAGCGCGAACGACCCGTACCAGCGCATCGACTACGTCTTCGTGCGGGGGTTCGCGGTCACCGGCGCGAGCGTGTTCGGTGGGCCGGACGCGTCCGACCACCGGGGCGTGCGCGCGACGCTGGAGCGCACCTGA
- the argF gene encoding ornithine carbamoyltransferase, whose translation MSDTDTTDDTDDSTAAERPDAFLDVDDLTRQQLHEVLTRATDLKERQRRGKRHALLEDETLGMIFEKPSTRTRVSFETGMTQLGGHAVFLGPDDIHLGHGEPVKDTARALSRYVDAIMARTFDHSDVVELAEYADVPVVNGLTDDAHPCQTLADLLTIHERFDGFDVDVAWVGDGNNVCQSFVLGAAMTDIDLTVATPEGYEVSEEHMARAAELGTAPETTHDPEAAVDGADVVYTDVWVSMGQEGRRATKLEDFDGFQVSTALLDDQYVMHCLPAHRGEEITDAVLESEGSIVWDQAENRLHAQKGLLAYLRGV comes from the coding sequence ATGAGCGACACCGACACCACCGACGACACCGACGACAGCACCGCCGCCGAACGTCCCGACGCCTTCCTCGACGTGGACGACCTGACCCGCCAGCAGCTCCACGAGGTGCTGACGCGGGCCACTGACCTGAAGGAGCGCCAGCGCCGGGGCAAGCGCCACGCCCTGCTGGAGGACGAGACGCTCGGGATGATCTTCGAGAAGCCGTCGACGCGCACCCGCGTCTCCTTCGAGACGGGGATGACGCAACTCGGCGGCCACGCCGTCTTCCTCGGCCCGGACGACATCCACCTCGGTCACGGCGAACCCGTGAAGGACACCGCCCGCGCCCTCTCGCGGTACGTGGACGCCATCATGGCCCGCACGTTCGACCACTCGGACGTCGTCGAGCTCGCGGAGTACGCCGACGTGCCCGTGGTCAACGGGCTGACCGACGACGCCCACCCGTGCCAGACGCTCGCGGACCTGCTGACCATCCACGAGCGCTTCGACGGCTTCGACGTGGACGTGGCGTGGGTCGGCGACGGCAACAACGTCTGCCAGTCGTTCGTCCTCGGCGCGGCGATGACGGACATCGACCTCACGGTGGCCACCCCCGAGGGGTACGAGGTGAGCGAGGAGCACATGGCACGGGCCGCCGAACTCGGCACCGCACCGGAGACGACCCACGACCCCGAGGCGGCCGTCGATGGCGCCGACGTGGTCTACACGGACGTCTGGGTCTCGATGGGACAGGAGGGACGCCGTGCGACCAAGTTGGAGGACTTCGACGGCTTCCAGGTGAGCACGGCCCTGCTGGACGACCAGTACGTGATGCACTGTCTCCCGGCCCACCGCGGCGAGGAGATCACCGACGCCGTCCTCGAGAGCGAGGGCTCCATCGTCTGGGACCAGGCCGAGAACCGCCTGCACGCCCAGAAGGGGCTGCTCGCGTACCTGCGCGGCGTCTGA
- a CDS encoding [LysW]-lysine hydrolase, with amino-acid sequence MSDAAAAPVDEPDTEARDLLERLVATPSPSGEEAAAAQVLVEFLEAHDREVFLDDIGNVRAPADDSVLLTSHVDTVPGDIPVRIEESEEGVPTLWGRGSVDAKGPLAAMAVAAVRTGVSFVGVVGEEVDSRGARFLVEDREAPDAVVNGEPSGVDGITLGYRGILSGTYVATSQSGHTSRPENNAIQDAIAWWSKVEAEFENDPYEPVFEQVTAKPVSIEGGTSDDGLSVEATMDVQLRVPPSMTCEEVREVADGYLQTGHVNWHDSVRPTMASPRTDLARAFRVAVRSVDLEPRLLRKTGTADVNIYAGAWDCPMVTYGPGDSDLDHAPDERLPLPELDRATAVLEAAVGRMQ; translated from the coding sequence GCCCAGGTGCTCGTCGAGTTCCTCGAGGCCCACGACCGCGAGGTGTTCCTCGACGACATCGGGAACGTCCGCGCGCCGGCCGACGACAGCGTCCTACTCACCTCGCACGTCGACACCGTCCCGGGCGACATCCCGGTGCGCATCGAGGAGAGCGAAGAGGGGGTCCCGACCCTGTGGGGCCGCGGCTCCGTCGACGCGAAGGGCCCGCTCGCGGCGATGGCCGTCGCGGCCGTCCGCACCGGCGTCTCGTTCGTCGGCGTGGTCGGCGAGGAGGTCGACAGCCGGGGCGCCCGCTTCCTCGTCGAGGACCGCGAGGCACCCGACGCCGTCGTCAACGGCGAACCCTCCGGCGTGGACGGCATCACGCTGGGCTACCGTGGCATCCTTTCGGGGACGTACGTGGCCACGAGCCAGTCGGGCCACACCTCGCGCCCGGAGAACAACGCCATCCAGGACGCCATCGCGTGGTGGTCGAAGGTGGAGGCGGAGTTCGAGAACGACCCGTACGAACCCGTCTTCGAGCAGGTGACCGCCAAACCCGTCTCCATCGAGGGGGGCACCAGCGACGACGGCCTCTCCGTGGAGGCGACGATGGACGTGCAACTGCGCGTACCGCCGTCGATGACCTGCGAGGAGGTCCGGGAGGTCGCCGACGGCTACCTGCAGACGGGCCACGTCAACTGGCACGACAGCGTGCGTCCGACGATGGCCTCACCGCGCACCGACCTCGCGCGGGCGTTCCGGGTCGCGGTCCGGAGCGTCGACCTCGAACCGCGCCTGCTGCGCAAGACCGGCACCGCCGACGTGAACATCTACGCCGGCGCGTGGGACTGCCCGATGGTCACCTACGGCCCCGGTGACTCGGACCTCGACCACGCGCCGGACGAACGCCTGCCGCTGCCCGAACTCGACCGTGCGACGGCCGTCCTCGAGGCGGCCGTCGGGAGGATGCAATGA